A section of the Clostridium omnivorum genome encodes:
- a CDS encoding amino acid ABC transporter permease, whose translation MDIITLFNDSLPSLLSGLSVTLRVAFVSLIIASFLGLIFGLMAIGTSKVLRAISTVYVDIIRGTPLIVQAFFIYFGLPSIFNFKMQAITAGIITISVNAGAYLVEIFRAGILAIDNGQLEAARSLGLSYSQAMRKVILPQAIRKMIPAFINQFIISLKDTSLLSVIGIKELTQSGEIIIASTYKAFEIWSIVGILYLVLITMLSYFSRYIERRLRV comes from the coding sequence TTGGATATTATAACTCTTTTTAATGATAGTCTTCCAAGCTTGCTGTCAGGTCTTTCAGTAACATTACGAGTTGCTTTTGTATCTTTAATTATAGCAAGTTTTTTAGGATTGATATTTGGACTTATGGCTATAGGTACCTCAAAGGTACTTAGGGCCATCTCTACTGTTTATGTAGATATAATTAGGGGTACTCCGCTTATTGTTCAAGCATTTTTCATATACTTTGGGCTTCCTAGTATTTTTAATTTTAAGATGCAGGCTATCACTGCAGGTATAATTACTATAAGCGTAAATGCAGGTGCGTATCTTGTTGAAATATTCAGAGCAGGTATTTTAGCCATAGATAATGGTCAATTAGAGGCTGCAAGAAGTTTAGGACTTTCATATAGTCAGGCAATGAGAAAAGTAATACTTCCTCAAGCTATTCGTAAAATGATTCCAGCATTTATAAATCAATTTATAATTTCCTTAAAAGATACATCACTCCTTTCAGTAATTGGTATAAAGGAGCTGACTCAAAGCGGAGAAATTATAATAGCCTCTACTTATAAGGCTTTTGAAATTTGGTCCATTGTTGGCATTCTGTATCTCGTATTAATTACAATGCTAAGTTATTTTTCTAGATACATTGAAAGGAGATTGAGAGTATGA
- a CDS encoding amino acid ABC transporter ATP-binding protein: MIEINALKKSFSNVEVLKNINLKVEKSEVLCLIGPSGSGKSTLLRCLNRLEEIQSGEIFINGENIYDKKLNTNVLREKLGMVFQSFNLFPHLKVIDNITMAPLTLKKASKQSAKKSALELLDKVGLKDKANVYPDKLSGGQKQRVAIARALAMEPEIMLFDEPTSALDPEMVGEVLQVMKNLAREGMTMVVVTHEMGFAKEVCDKVIFMDGGYIIEEGVPDDIFNNPKQERTKDFLSKVL; the protein is encoded by the coding sequence ATAATAGAAATTAACGCTTTAAAAAAATCCTTTTCTAACGTAGAAGTTCTCAAAAATATTAATTTAAAAGTAGAAAAAAGCGAAGTTTTATGTCTAATAGGACCATCAGGTTCTGGAAAGAGTACCTTATTGAGATGTCTTAATAGATTAGAAGAAATACAATCAGGAGAAATATTCATTAACGGTGAAAATATTTATGATAAAAAACTAAATACTAATGTACTTAGAGAAAAACTCGGCATGGTTTTTCAATCATTTAATTTATTTCCTCACTTGAAAGTTATTGACAATATTACCATGGCTCCATTAACACTAAAAAAAGCCTCAAAACAATCAGCAAAAAAAAGTGCCCTAGAGCTGCTTGATAAAGTAGGTTTAAAAGATAAAGCAAACGTGTACCCTGACAAATTATCCGGCGGTCAAAAACAACGAGTTGCTATTGCAAGAGCATTAGCTATGGAACCAGAAATTATGCTTTTTGACGAACCAACCTCAGCTTTAGACCCCGAAATGGTTGGGGAGGTGCTGCAAGTCATGAAAAATTTAGCTAGAGAAGGTATGACAATGGTAGTGGTAACTCATGAAATGGGCTTTGCAAAAGAGGTATGTGATAAAGTAATTTTCATGGATGGTGGCTATATTATTGAAGAAGGTGTTCCTGATGACATCTTTAATAATCCAAAGCAAGAAAGAACTAAGGATTTCCTAAGCAAGGTTTTATAA